The segment TAACGTGGTGGATAATATGGAATCACCGGGAGATTGGAGTGATAGAGGATGCGAGACTGTCTCCATCTGTGTATTTTCACTGATATAATAACTACTAAACACgtgatgaagagaaaggaaactaCAGCCAAAGCCAAGACTAAGTAAAAAGTCAGGTTGTCATTGTACTCCTTGTCGTGTGTAAAGTCAGTGAACTCCGACAGCACTTCAGGGAAGCTGTCCGCCACCGCCACGTTAACATTGACTGTAGCTGAACGAGAGGGCTGCCCGTTGTCCTCCACTACAACAGTCAGCCTTTGTTTCACAGCATCTTTATCAGTGACTTGGCGGATAGTTCTTATTTCCCCATTCTGTAAGCCCACTTCAAACAGCGCCCGGTCTGTGGCTTTCTGCAGTTTATAGGAGAGCCAGGCATtctgtccagagtccacatCAACAGCCACCACTTTAGTGACCAGATAGCCCACATCTGCTGAACGAGGCACCATTTCAGCCACCAGAGAGCCACCAGTCTGGACTGGGTACAGAACCTGAGGGGCGTTGTCGTTCTGGTCCTGGATCAGTATTTTCACAGTCACATTGCTACTGAGTGGAGGAGAGCCTCCATCCTGCGCTTTGACGCGAAACTGGAAATCCTTGATCTGCTCGTAGTCAAAAGAGCGCACTGCATGGATGACTCCACTATCAGCACTAACGGACACATATGAGGAGACGGCCACTCCGTTAACCGAGGAGTCCTCCAGTATGTAAGAAACACGGGCATTCTGGTTCCAGTCAGCGTCTCTGGCTTTCACTGTGAATATAGAGAGGCCTGGTGTGTTGTTTTCTACAATGTAGGCCTCATATGAGCTCCTATCAAAGACAGGCGCGTTGTCATTCACATCTGAGATCTGTAAGGTGAGAGTGACgctgctggagagggagggcactCCCTCATCAGAGCAGGTCACACTGATATTATACGCagaggctctctctctgtccaaatCACTATCTGTCACTAAGCTAAAGAAATTTTTTGACGTTGTTTTCATCATAAATGGAATGTATTCATTAATATTACACGTGACTTTGCCATTTTCACCGGAATCTGGGTCTTGCACGTTAATAATAGTTACCACTGTTCCTGGCTGGGAATTTTCTGATATTGCATTGGTTTTGGACATGATATTAATAGATGGGTGATTATCGTTGGTATCTGTCACCTCAACAATGATCTTACACGAGTCTGTTAGTCCTCCATCATCACTTGCTTGTACATGAATCTCATAATGCCGTGCTTTTTCATAATCCAGGTTGCCAGTTAATGCTACCACGCCATTATCTTCATCGATTTCAAACATGACAGAAACATCATCTAACGTGTTTGTTAATGAATATGATACTTTACCATTTGAACCCTGATCTGCATCAGTGGCACTAACGGTACTTAAAATCGTGCCCTTTGAAGCCGTCTCCATTATAATAGCTTTATAGACTTCCTGCGTAAATACTGGGGCATTGTCATTGACATCTAGCACATAAATTTCTACTCTCATTGTTCCCGAAAGCTGCGGATCGCCACCATCAGTAGCCGTGAGAGTTAAAGAGAGGTGCTCTTCCGTTTCTCTATCTAGATGTTTTTGCAACACCATCTCAACCTTTTTGCTACCGTCTTGCTGATTTTGCAATTTTAGGTGGAAATTGTCTGTGGGTTTTAACGAATATGTTTGCAGTCCATTCACACCAACATCCAGGTCCACGGCTCTTTCTAGAACAAATTTTGCTCCGACTACAGCCGACTCACTAATTCTAAATTTCATCTCATCCTTTTTAAAGCTGGGTGTATTATCGTTGATGTCATTTATTTCGACTGTAACAGTATAGAATTCAATAGGATCTTCGagtgtaatttggagatgtaaaGCACAAGGCGTCGTCTGTCCGCAGAGCGCTTCTCTGTCGATTCTCTCTTTCACAAGGAGTACTCCTTTTTCTTTATTCAGCTCGATGTATTCTGCGCTGTCTCCTGTATAGATGCGTGCTTTACCTGACTTCAGTCTTTTCACATCGAGCCCTAAATCATGTGCGACGTTGCCGACTAAAGAGCCTTTTGCCATTTCTTCAGGAATGGAGTAGCTGACCTGTCCGCGCACtaaactgagagagaaaatCGAGATAAACAACAGTACTTGCCGTCTCATTGTTCTGTCCGACATTTTATCTTCCAAAAAATAATACGTTGTATTCCAAAGTGATAAGATCCTTCTTTTCCATAGGATTTAAGAGCCAGGTATTAAACTGAATTTCTCCATATTCCTTGCATCAGAAACAAAAGAATCGTAGCTCTAAGTGTTTTGCTTCCCGTAACGAGGGCGGTGTGCTA is part of the Centroberyx gerrardi isolate f3 chromosome 16, fCenGer3.hap1.cur.20231027, whole genome shotgun sequence genome and harbors:
- the LOC144542446 gene encoding protocadherin gamma-A12-like — its product is MTSLVRGQVSYSIPEEMAKGSLVGNVAHDLGLDVKRLKSGKARIYTGDSAEYIELNKEKGVLLVKERIDREALCGQTTPCALHLQITLEDPIEFYTVTILIQDQNDNAPQVLYPVQTGGSLVAEMVPRSADVGYLVTKVVAVDVDSGQNAWLSYKLQKATDRALFEVGLQNGEIRTIRQVTDKDAVKQRLTVVVEDNGQPSRSATVNVNVAVADSFPEVLSEFTDFTHDKEYNDNLTFYLVLALAVVSFLFITCLVVIISVKIHRWRQSRILYHSNLPVIPYYPPRYSDTLGTGTLPHVYNYEVCRTTDSRKSDCKFGRAGSQNVLIMDPSSTGTMQRIQSEKSILDEPDSPLEVRKL